In a single window of the Candidatus Binataceae bacterium genome:
- a CDS encoding efflux RND transporter periplasmic adaptor subunit → MSERWRYVPAARWAALIAAIMLLAGCGPKPTPPGLQPPVVTVVQPIRKSVADYLDFTGNTVPFNSVKLVARVEGYLEKIHFIDGQEQKKGALLFTIQQSQYQAQVAQAQAQVMAQQAALEHARVEYARYSGLEKKHAATQTEVDSWKFQSQSATAGLLGAQAQLALAKLNLSYTEIRAPFDGWIGRHLVDPGNVVGAAGHQTTLAEIDQLDPIYVYFTINERDLLRVISQRKREGLKLEQPFVAAYFGLANETGFPHAGRLDFASIAVAPTTGTLQVRGIFPNHDLTVLPGLFARVRVLAPQTRDALLIPGDALSFDQQGEYVLVVNGQNVVERRAVKSGFQVGDLIVIEKGLTPRDRVIVEGLLEAIPGRKVNPQPQSAPAVAG, encoded by the coding sequence ATGAGCGAACGATGGCGTTACGTCCCAGCCGCCAGATGGGCGGCATTGATAGCCGCAATCATGCTGCTGGCAGGTTGCGGTCCCAAGCCCACACCCCCAGGGCTGCAGCCACCGGTGGTCACGGTGGTGCAACCGATCCGCAAAAGCGTCGCCGATTACCTGGACTTCACCGGCAATACGGTCCCCTTCAACTCGGTCAAACTGGTGGCGCGAGTGGAAGGCTATCTGGAAAAGATCCATTTCATCGACGGCCAGGAGCAGAAAAAAGGAGCCTTGCTCTTTACCATTCAGCAAAGCCAGTACCAGGCCCAGGTCGCCCAGGCCCAGGCCCAGGTAATGGCGCAACAGGCCGCGCTGGAACATGCCCGGGTCGAGTACGCGCGCTACTCGGGGCTTGAAAAGAAACATGCCGCGACTCAAACCGAAGTCGATTCGTGGAAATTTCAAAGCCAGTCGGCGACGGCGGGCCTGTTGGGCGCGCAGGCGCAATTGGCCCTGGCCAAGCTCAATTTGAGTTACACCGAAATTCGCGCCCCCTTTGACGGCTGGATTGGGCGCCATCTGGTCGATCCCGGCAACGTGGTGGGCGCGGCCGGCCATCAGACCACGCTGGCGGAAATCGACCAGCTCGATCCCATCTATGTTTACTTCACGATCAACGAGCGCGACCTGTTGCGCGTCATCAGTCAGCGCAAACGGGAGGGGCTCAAGCTGGAGCAGCCTTTTGTGGCGGCCTATTTCGGCTTGGCCAACGAGACGGGCTTTCCGCACGCGGGACGGTTGGATTTTGCCTCGATCGCGGTGGCTCCAACCACCGGCACGCTGCAGGTACGCGGCATCTTTCCCAATCACGACCTCACCGTGCTGCCCGGCCTGTTCGCGCGCGTGCGCGTGCTGGCGCCGCAAACCCGCGACGCCCTGCTGATCCCGGGCGACGCGCTGAGCTTCGATCAGCAGGGCGAGTACGTGCTGGTGGTCAATGGGCAAAACGTGGTGGAACGACGCGCGGTCAAAAGCGGCTTTCAGGTGGGCGACTTGATCGTGATCGAAAAGGGCCTGACTCCCCGCGACCGGGTCATCGTGGAAGGACTGCTGGAGGCGATTCCGGGACGCAAAGTCAATCCGCAGCCCCAGAGCGCGCCCGCCGTCGCCGGCTGA
- a CDS encoding CoA transferase: protein MVASEGALAGLRILDLTGLRGALCGRMLADMGADVIKVEPPGGEPTRTLGPFAGDQPHPDRSLKFWFYNLNKRSIVLDFGHARGAELLLRLVESADVVIESFDPGFLDRLGLAWDVLRQRNPALILCSLTPFGQTGPYRDYLADDSILSALGGMLYVNGFPGEPPLRPLGLQAYHFGSIMGACAIMCGLFGRLREGRGQWIDLSIHEATVCGLEQVPGQWREFQISEQRRGTQHWTGGFRAVRCSDGRYLLNCTLGDFNTLLEWLKSENAAQDLVEPQWQDPMYRRAHAAHMFDVIDAWIKHHTAQETLEQAQLLRLAFSVVRSTEELLDDQQLAARGYFVAVDHPELGRQFLYPGAPYQFGATPWRLYRRPPLLGEHTRDVLTQELGISVEELEVLHAEGVC from the coding sequence ATGGTGGCAAGCGAGGGCGCGCTGGCGGGATTGCGCATCTTGGATCTGACCGGGCTACGCGGCGCGCTGTGTGGGCGGATGCTGGCCGACATGGGCGCCGACGTAATCAAGGTCGAGCCACCCGGCGGCGAGCCGACCCGCACGCTGGGCCCTTTCGCCGGCGACCAGCCCCATCCCGACCGCAGTCTGAAATTCTGGTTCTACAACCTCAACAAACGCTCGATTGTGCTGGATTTCGGCCATGCTCGCGGCGCCGAACTGTTGCTGCGGCTGGTCGAATCGGCCGACGTGGTAATCGAAAGTTTCGACCCTGGTTTCCTCGACAGGCTGGGCTTGGCGTGGGATGTTCTGCGCCAGCGCAATCCGGCCCTGATCCTGTGCTCGCTGACCCCCTTTGGCCAAACCGGACCCTACCGCGATTATCTGGCCGACGACTCGATCTTGAGCGCGCTGGGCGGGATGCTCTACGTCAATGGTTTTCCCGGCGAGCCGCCGCTGCGTCCCTTGGGACTGCAGGCCTATCATTTCGGCTCTATCATGGGCGCCTGCGCGATCATGTGTGGCCTGTTCGGACGGCTCCGCGAGGGACGCGGCCAATGGATCGACCTCAGTATCCACGAGGCTACGGTCTGCGGCCTGGAGCAAGTGCCCGGCCAGTGGCGCGAATTCCAAATCAGTGAGCAGCGCCGCGGCACCCAGCATTGGACCGGTGGCTTTCGCGCGGTGCGATGCAGCGACGGACGCTATCTGCTCAACTGTACGTTGGGCGATTTCAACACTCTGTTGGAATGGCTGAAATCCGAAAATGCGGCCCAGGATCTGGTCGAGCCGCAATGGCAGGACCCGATGTACCGGCGGGCTCATGCCGCCCACATGTTCGACGTGATCGACGCCTGGATCAAGCATCACACCGCCCAAGAGACCTTGGAGCAGGCTCAGCTCTTGCGCCTGGCGTTCTCGGTAGTGCGCTCCACCGAGGAGCTGCTCGACGACCAGCAACTGGCGGCGCGCGGCTATTTCGTCGCGGTGGACCATCCCGAATTGGGCCGCCAATTCCTCTATCCCGGCGCGCCTTATCAATTCGGCGCTACCCCCTGGCGGCTCTATCGCCGGCCGCCGCTGCTGGGCGAGCATACCCGCGACGTGCTCACCCAGGAGTTGGGAATCAGCGTCGAGGAGCTAGAAGTACTGCACGCCGAGGGAGTGTGCTGA
- a CDS encoding efflux RND transporter permease subunit, with amino-acid sequence MAKFFIERPILANVIAILTIVLGLVCLLKLPVTQYPNIVPPTIRISTNYPGASAEVVATTVGIPIEAGVNGVEGSLYMQSTSGSDGSYALTVTFAVGTDLNAAVALVQNAVSGALSQLPSEVQQQGVSVQKVSTNVLMIGSLYSEQNRFDDTFLSNYAIINLQNPIARLPGVGGVQVLGAGPYSMRIWLDPVKLKAYGLTVLDVQNAIQSQNVDVASGQLGGPPVPKNQIFQFTVNALGRLSEIAQFENIILKVKPPPSQFEQTELPASPSQTADLVRIKDVARVELSQQAFTTFSGLSGRHAAQINIYTLPGANALRVAQEVREQMARMASKFPPGLKYIALLDTSSFVRDSIHGVYEALIEAGVLVLLVIMLFLQNFRATLVPATTVPVTIIGAFAAMALLGFTVNLMTLFALILAIGIVVDDAIVIVENAARYIELGLTPKDAAIKAMSELTGPVLGITLVLTAVFLPASFLPGITGQMFRQFALVIAATAVISALNALTLKPTQCALYLRPIPKGRQVNWFYRGFNRLYGALEASYIGLVNRMARRPHAMAGMFLVVVTIAGYLFAHHPTAFLPPEDQGYCIVVAELPPGAAQPRLRELAARMASVLKQLPEIKGWITSGGYSDLDQATLSNVVTTYVMYQDWGKRPEGFSQNAFVSELRRRLQAIRSARFVVEVPPPIPGLGQGGGFQMMIEERGNGGLNHLQSGVEQVLMAAAAQPGLRGVTTTFNANSPQLYLDLNRTMAQSLGVSLNDVFQTLQTYLGSNFVNLFNKFNQSLQVRVQAGAEYRRQLSDISNLYVNNRYHQMVPLGSLLDVHRTLGSELLTRYNLYPAAPVIGQAAPGFSSGQALSLMEQAASTRLPLGMDYEWTGLAYQEKLISNQAYLIFALSIILVYLVLAAQYESWSDPAAVVLTVPMALVGVIVALLVRNFPTDLYTQIGLVLMIALAAKNAILIVEFARDLKAQGMETTAAAVEATRRRFRPILMTSIAFILSVVPLLTAHGAGAASQQALGTVVFGGMLASTLLAIPFVPIFYIVMEEVSGGGRDKSTKAAPKPSVE; translated from the coding sequence ATGGCGAAATTCTTCATTGAACGGCCCATTCTGGCCAATGTGATCGCGATTCTTACGATCGTGCTGGGGTTGGTGTGCCTGCTCAAGCTGCCGGTCACCCAATATCCCAATATCGTTCCGCCCACCATCCGCATCAGCACCAACTATCCCGGCGCCAGCGCCGAAGTGGTGGCCACCACCGTGGGCATCCCGATCGAGGCCGGGGTCAACGGCGTCGAAGGCTCGCTGTACATGCAATCCACCAGCGGCAGCGACGGCAGCTATGCCCTGACCGTGACCTTCGCGGTCGGCACTGATCTGAACGCCGCGGTGGCACTGGTCCAAAACGCGGTCAGCGGCGCGCTCTCCCAACTGCCCAGCGAGGTTCAGCAGCAAGGGGTGAGCGTGCAAAAGGTCAGCACCAACGTGCTGATGATAGGTTCGCTGTATTCGGAGCAAAACCGCTTCGACGACACCTTTCTGAGCAACTACGCGATCATCAACCTGCAAAATCCCATCGCGCGGCTGCCCGGGGTGGGCGGCGTGCAGGTGCTCGGGGCCGGGCCCTACAGCATGCGGATCTGGCTGGACCCGGTGAAGCTCAAGGCCTACGGCTTGACCGTGCTCGACGTGCAGAACGCCATCCAGAGCCAGAACGTCGATGTCGCCTCGGGCCAATTGGGTGGTCCGCCGGTGCCCAAGAACCAGATCTTCCAGTTCACCGTCAACGCCCTGGGCCGGCTGTCCGAAATCGCGCAGTTCGAGAATATTATTTTGAAGGTCAAGCCTCCGCCATCTCAATTCGAGCAGACCGAACTGCCCGCCAGCCCCTCTCAGACCGCCGATCTGGTTCGAATCAAGGATGTGGCGCGGGTGGAACTCAGCCAACAGGCCTTCACGACCTTTTCGGGATTGAGCGGGCGCCACGCCGCTCAGATCAACATTTATACCCTACCCGGCGCCAACGCCTTGCGCGTCGCGCAAGAGGTGCGCGAACAGATGGCGCGGATGGCCAGCAAGTTTCCGCCCGGCCTCAAATACATCGCGCTGCTGGATACCTCCAGCTTCGTGCGCGACTCCATCCACGGGGTTTACGAAGCGCTGATCGAGGCCGGCGTGCTGGTGCTGCTGGTAATCATGCTCTTTTTGCAGAACTTCCGCGCCACCCTGGTTCCCGCCACTACCGTGCCGGTGACGATTATCGGCGCCTTCGCCGCGATGGCGCTGCTCGGCTTCACGGTCAACCTGATGACCCTGTTCGCGCTTATCCTGGCCATCGGCATCGTGGTCGATGACGCAATTGTCATCGTGGAGAACGCGGCGCGTTATATCGAGTTGGGACTGACGCCCAAGGATGCCGCGATCAAGGCGATGAGCGAGCTCACCGGGCCCGTGCTCGGCATCACCCTAGTGCTGACCGCGGTGTTCCTGCCCGCCTCCTTTCTGCCCGGCATCACTGGCCAGATGTTTCGCCAATTCGCGCTGGTGATCGCCGCCACCGCAGTAATCAGCGCGCTCAACGCGCTCACTCTCAAGCCCACCCAGTGCGCGCTCTACTTGCGGCCGATTCCCAAGGGGCGGCAGGTCAACTGGTTTTATCGCGGCTTCAACCGCCTCTATGGGGCGTTGGAAGCCAGCTACATCGGGCTGGTGAACCGGATGGCGCGACGGCCGCACGCGATGGCCGGAATGTTTTTGGTGGTCGTCACGATCGCGGGCTACCTCTTCGCCCACCATCCCACCGCTTTTCTCCCGCCCGAGGATCAAGGCTACTGCATCGTGGTCGCAGAACTGCCGCCCGGGGCCGCGCAACCGCGCCTGCGCGAGCTGGCGGCGCGGATGGCCAGCGTGCTCAAGCAGCTCCCCGAAATCAAGGGTTGGATTACCAGCGGCGGCTACTCCGACCTGGATCAAGCCACCTTGTCCAATGTGGTGACCACGTACGTGATGTACCAGGACTGGGGCAAGCGGCCCGAGGGATTCTCCCAGAATGCGTTCGTCAGCGAGCTGCGCCGGCGCCTGCAAGCCATCCGCAGCGCCCGCTTCGTGGTCGAGGTCCCGCCGCCGATTCCCGGCCTGGGCCAGGGCGGCGGTTTTCAGATGATGATCGAGGAGCGCGGCAACGGCGGCCTCAACCATTTGCAGAGCGGGGTGGAACAGGTGCTGATGGCGGCCGCGGCCCAGCCCGGCCTGCGCGGCGTCACCACCACCTTCAACGCCAACAGTCCACAGCTCTACCTGGATCTGAATCGGACGATGGCCCAGTCGCTGGGCGTGTCACTCAACGACGTCTTCCAAACCCTGCAAACCTATCTAGGCTCCAACTTCGTCAACCTGTTCAACAAGTTCAATCAGAGCCTGCAGGTGCGGGTGCAGGCCGGGGCCGAGTACCGGCGCCAGCTTAGCGACATCTCCAACCTCTACGTCAACAATCGCTACCACCAGATGGTGCCGCTGGGCAGCCTGCTCGACGTACATCGCACCCTGGGCTCCGAGCTGCTCACCCGTTACAACCTCTATCCCGCCGCACCGGTAATTGGACAAGCCGCGCCCGGCTTCAGCTCGGGTCAGGCCCTGAGTCTGATGGAGCAAGCGGCGAGCACCCGCCTGCCGCTGGGGATGGATTATGAATGGACCGGACTGGCCTATCAGGAAAAGCTCATCAGCAATCAAGCCTACCTCATCTTCGCGCTCTCCATCATACTGGTTTATCTGGTGCTGGCGGCCCAATACGAGAGCTGGAGCGATCCGGCAGCGGTGGTGCTGACCGTGCCGATGGCGCTGGTGGGCGTGATCGTGGCCCTGCTGGTGCGCAATTTTCCCACCGATCTCTACACCCAGATAGGGCTGGTCCTGATGATCGCGCTGGCCGCCAAAAACGCCATCCTGATCGTCGAGTTCGCTCGCGACCTCAAGGCGCAGGGAATGGAAACCACCGCCGCCGCGGTGGAAGCCACCCGCCGGCGCTTTCGCCCCATCCTGATGACCTCCATCGCGTTCATCTTGAGCGTGGTCCCGCTACTCACCGCCCACGGCGCAGGCGCGGCCAGTCAACAGGCGCTGGGCACGGTGGTGTTCGGCGGGATGCTGGCCTCTACCCTGCTGGCGATTCCCTTTGTGCCGATCTTCTACATCGTGATGGAAGAGGTCAGCGGCGGTGGGCGGGACAAATCGACCAAGGCCGCGCCCAAGCCGAGCGTGGAGTAA
- a CDS encoding efflux transporter outer membrane subunit has protein sequence MESRPGLRATVPSHAGQRHSWWLHGLLAILWAGCMIGPDYHRPPTMVQTSWVEKGSPALDTSHQQYRDWWQVFNDPLLTELINLTYAHNLTVQAAGARVLEERAQLGEALGELYPQQQTLSAGLNYNRLPVTLPFKLFNNQFWEDTFEVQAGWELDLWGKIRRGIQSADDNYLGAVANYDEVLVTTTGDVASTYVEIRTIQQQLQYARANVVVERQSLAIAQARYEGGVVTQRDVDQAQNVLATTQAAIPQLQAQLQQSEDALAVLLGITPAAASDLVGANGPIPTAPLRAAVGIPADLLRRRPDLRLAELQAAAQCAQIGVAKADLLPALTLVGNLGTIATTVVGGSLDSVFNGQSLAWAAGPSLSWSILNYGQITNNVRYQDARFQELLIDYQNAVLKAQQEVENGLASFVAARRQVFYQTRAVRAAADALAIANTQYAQGTVDFTTVLTAEQNLYESQNSLAIANGAVPLGLIATYRALGGGWQLRLGHDFLPAQTRAEMTARTNWGAISRPQAPGLPGPGDQGGLVRPPEF, from the coding sequence ATGGAGTCACGTCCGGGCTTAAGGGCTACCGTGCCCAGCCACGCTGGCCAGCGCCACTCTTGGTGGCTGCATGGCTTGTTGGCCATACTGTGGGCGGGCTGCATGATCGGCCCCGACTATCACCGCCCGCCAACCATGGTGCAGACCTCCTGGGTCGAAAAAGGTAGCCCCGCCCTGGATACCAGCCATCAACAGTATCGCGACTGGTGGCAGGTCTTTAACGATCCGCTGCTGACCGAACTGATCAACCTGACTTACGCGCATAACTTGACCGTGCAAGCGGCCGGCGCGCGGGTTTTGGAAGAACGGGCTCAGCTTGGCGAGGCCTTGGGCGAACTCTACCCACAGCAACAAACCTTGAGTGCCGGGCTCAACTACAACCGGCTGCCGGTCACCCTTCCCTTCAAACTGTTCAATAATCAGTTCTGGGAAGACACTTTCGAAGTTCAAGCCGGATGGGAGCTGGACCTGTGGGGCAAGATCCGCCGCGGCATACAGTCTGCCGATGATAACTACCTGGGCGCCGTGGCCAATTACGACGAAGTGCTGGTAACCACCACCGGCGACGTGGCCAGCACCTACGTTGAGATTCGCACCATCCAGCAGCAGCTCCAGTATGCCCGCGCCAACGTCGTGGTCGAGCGGCAATCGCTGGCGATCGCCCAGGCTCGCTACGAGGGCGGGGTGGTCACCCAGCGCGACGTCGATCAGGCGCAAAACGTGCTGGCCACCACGCAGGCTGCGATTCCGCAGCTTCAAGCCCAGCTTCAGCAAAGTGAGGATGCGCTGGCGGTGCTGTTGGGCATCACCCCGGCGGCCGCCTCGGATCTCGTGGGAGCCAACGGACCAATTCCCACCGCTCCGCTGCGCGCCGCGGTGGGGATTCCCGCCGATCTGCTGCGTCGGCGCCCAGACTTGCGCCTAGCCGAACTGCAAGCCGCCGCACAATGCGCGCAAATCGGAGTCGCCAAGGCGGATTTGCTACCTGCGCTGACCTTGGTTGGCAACCTCGGGACGATCGCTACCACCGTGGTCGGTGGCAGTCTGGATAGCGTCTTCAACGGCCAGAGTCTGGCCTGGGCGGCGGGCCCTTCGCTGTCGTGGAGCATCCTAAATTACGGTCAGATTACCAATAACGTGCGCTACCAGGATGCGCGCTTTCAGGAATTGCTGATCGATTACCAAAACGCTGTGCTCAAGGCACAACAGGAAGTCGAAAACGGCCTGGCCAGCTTCGTCGCCGCGCGCCGCCAAGTCTTCTACCAGACCCGCGCGGTGCGGGCCGCCGCTGACGCGTTGGCAATCGCCAATACCCAATACGCGCAGGGCACGGTGGATTTCACCACCGTGCTGACCGCCGAACAGAATCTGTACGAGTCGCAGAACAGCCTGGCGATTGCCAACGGCGCGGTACCGCTGGGGCTGATCGCAACCTATCGCGCCCTTGGGGGCGGCTGGCAGCTTCGTCTGGGACACGATTTTCTGCCCGCGCAAACCCGCGCCGAGATGACGGCGCGTACCAACTGGGGCGCGATCTCGCGCCCGCAGGCACCCGGCCTGCCCGGGCCCGGCGATCAAGGAGGGCTCGTGCGCCCGCCCGAGTTCTAA
- a CDS encoding CoA transferase — translation MDLPLRGVRVIDFTWVVAGPLATRMLADHGAEVIKVERKAVMQRRVGTWAELNRNKRSIAVNMNRPEGVALAKRLVAVGDIVVDNFSARVMGQWGMDYQSLVKVKPDIICLSMSGMGHSGPLANYVTYGATLQAWSGITMKMATDERPAGFGYSFSDMVAGHTAALAALIALWHRARTGQGQFIDLSQFEALVGVLGVTVLDQSVNGRVQQPSGWRPQETPAAPHGAYRCQAEGDDNDRWVAISVRSHTEWRRLVAAMGSPQWASEPRFHTLFSRITNREALDRHINEWTVQFTAAALMERLQRAGVAAGVVANAKDLCERDPQLKARQFWQPVSFPEGGGTEAITLPFRYSDTARPPLRHSPKIGEDRDYVLGEVLGLSAAEQQQLIQAQAVWE, via the coding sequence ATGGATCTGCCGCTGCGCGGAGTGCGCGTCATCGATTTTACCTGGGTGGTCGCAGGTCCCTTGGCGACGCGGATGCTGGCCGATCACGGCGCCGAGGTTATCAAGGTCGAACGCAAGGCGGTGATGCAACGCCGGGTGGGTACCTGGGCGGAGCTCAACCGCAACAAGCGCTCCATCGCGGTCAACATGAACCGGCCCGAGGGGGTCGCGCTGGCCAAGCGGCTGGTCGCGGTGGGCGATATCGTGGTCGATAATTTCTCAGCCCGGGTGATGGGCCAATGGGGGATGGATTATCAAAGCCTGGTGAAGGTCAAGCCCGACATTATCTGTCTTTCGATGTCTGGGATGGGTCATAGCGGGCCGCTGGCCAATTACGTCACCTACGGCGCTACCCTGCAGGCCTGGTCGGGAATCACCATGAAAATGGCCACCGACGAGCGCCCCGCCGGGTTCGGTTATTCCTTCTCCGACATGGTTGCCGGCCATACCGCGGCGCTCGCCGCCTTGATTGCGTTGTGGCATCGCGCCCGCACCGGCCAGGGACAATTTATTGATCTGTCGCAATTTGAGGCACTGGTTGGCGTGCTGGGAGTAACGGTGCTCGACCAGAGCGTCAACGGGCGGGTTCAGCAGCCCTCGGGCTGGCGTCCCCAGGAGACTCCGGCGGCCCCGCACGGGGCCTATCGATGTCAGGCCGAAGGCGATGACAACGATCGCTGGGTGGCCATTTCGGTGCGCTCCCATACCGAATGGCGCCGGCTGGTGGCGGCGATGGGATCGCCGCAATGGGCCTCCGAACCGCGCTTCCATACCTTGTTTTCGCGTATCACCAATCGCGAGGCGCTCGACCGTCACATCAACGAATGGACCGTGCAGTTCACTGCCGCCGCCTTGATGGAACGGCTGCAGCGAGCAGGGGTCGCGGCCGGGGTGGTGGCCAACGCGAAGGATTTGTGCGAGCGCGACCCCCAGCTCAAGGCGCGCCAGTTCTGGCAGCCGGTCAGCTTTCCCGAGGGTGGCGGCACCGAAGCCATCACGCTGCCCTTTCGCTACTCCGATACCGCGCGCCCGCCGCTGCGCCATTCACCCAAGATCGGCGAAGATCGCGACTACGTGCTGGGCGAAGTCCTGGGCCTGTCGGCCGCCGAACAGCAACAATTGATCCAAGCTCAGGCGGTTTGGGAATAA